The following coding sequences lie in one Deltaproteobacteria bacterium genomic window:
- a CDS encoding GNAT family N-acetyltransferase, whose translation MVVRRLVGDALLPQLPALAGLRIEVFRAYPYLYEGSLAYEQDYLRGYAETEGSVIVGAFDGDTLVGAATGVPLRAEPDSITACFREHGDDPERWFYFGESVLRSRYRGRGIGVAFFREREAHARALGYAATCFCGVVRPGDHPLRPADWRPLDAFWRHRGYAPLPGHIGSFEWRDVGASIATAKPMQFWGRQLP comes from the coding sequence CTGGTGGTGCGCCGCTTGGTCGGCGACGCCCTGCTGCCGCAGCTGCCCGCGCTCGCGGGCCTGCGGATCGAGGTGTTCCGCGCCTACCCGTACTTGTACGAAGGCTCGCTCGCGTACGAGCAGGACTATCTGCGCGGCTACGCCGAGACCGAGGGCAGCGTGATCGTCGGCGCCTTCGATGGCGACACGTTGGTCGGTGCTGCCACCGGCGTGCCGCTGCGGGCCGAGCCCGACAGCATCACTGCGTGCTTCCGCGAGCACGGCGACGACCCCGAGCGGTGGTTCTACTTCGGCGAGTCGGTGCTGCGCTCGCGCTACCGCGGCCGCGGCATCGGAGTCGCGTTCTTCCGCGAGCGCGAGGCCCACGCGCGCGCGCTCGGCTACGCGGCGACCTGCTTCTGCGGCGTGGTGCGCCCGGGCGATCATCCGCTGCGCCCGGCCGACTGGCGACCGCTCGACGCCTTCTGGCGCCACCGCGGCTACGCGCCCTTGCCCGGCCACATCGGCAGCTTCGAGTGGCGCGACGTCGGTGCGTCGATCGCCACCGCCAAGCCCATGCAGTTCTGGGGTCGACAGCTGCCGTGA
- a CDS encoding carbohydrate-binding protein, with protein sequence MANLLVALGTAACSIPTTGGGATEGGTDGTDADVDTALTAEATAPTLTGDTFVPPADSSGTGDDTSDTGTDPCEPFGAFAPPTTSFTLPAVEGQAIAYADVQAAFPEVDWSDVDRLYIPGGSYTQLQLGNLPERTADDPLVITNQDGQVRIGPPDAGANYLWSMGGGSHWILTGRYDPEAQTGSEDAPGHRCGDYANARGRYGFWSDDDYAMRQYLHMGLAVGDATAFEIEFIEVERSGFAGIRLLNSRAEGDPEFPMADVSVHDTYVHDTAAEGYYFGWTGAPPSNPMPGLQVYRNRLVRTGNEALQVQDLGDGTEIHHNVMAFAGLHWRDNGLGSFQDNNAQISTRAGTIDIHDNVFLGAAGTLVSFWSAPQAGDGPRHVSFTDNHIAEVRNLAVYIGGSSDDGSSFSFVRNTLRGLDFTFDELDPAATAPTSAFRIAAEIVDAIDFTDNTWEGELALFSGGGSTPTESGNVNAAVAPITFVDSGYPDDAPVLALESWVASSPLSPGDPPRQYEPGELVMYDGTMYRALASNTNETPPDHPASWALVPAAPDDLRATPGSAYDGIGLP encoded by the coding sequence ATGGCCAACCTGCTCGTTGCGCTCGGTACCGCAGCCTGCAGCATCCCGACCACGGGTGGCGGTGCGACCGAAGGCGGCACCGATGGCACCGACGCCGATGTCGACACCGCACTGACCGCCGAGGCGACCGCGCCGACGCTCACCGGTGACACCTTCGTGCCGCCCGCCGACAGCAGCGGCACCGGCGACGACACCAGCGACACCGGCACCGATCCCTGCGAGCCCTTCGGCGCCTTTGCGCCGCCGACCACGAGCTTCACGCTGCCGGCGGTGGAGGGACAAGCGATCGCGTATGCCGACGTGCAGGCCGCGTTTCCCGAGGTCGACTGGAGCGACGTCGATCGGCTCTACATTCCCGGCGGCAGCTACACGCAGCTGCAGCTGGGCAACCTGCCCGAGCGCACCGCCGACGATCCGCTCGTCATCACCAACCAAGACGGCCAGGTACGCATCGGCCCGCCCGACGCGGGTGCGAACTACCTGTGGTCGATGGGCGGTGGCTCGCACTGGATCCTCACCGGTCGCTACGACCCCGAGGCCCAGACCGGCTCCGAGGACGCGCCGGGCCACCGCTGCGGCGACTACGCCAACGCGCGCGGGCGCTACGGCTTCTGGAGCGACGACGACTACGCGATGCGGCAGTACCTGCACATGGGGCTCGCGGTCGGCGACGCGACTGCGTTCGAGATCGAGTTCATCGAGGTCGAGCGCTCGGGCTTCGCCGGCATCCGCCTGCTCAACAGCCGTGCCGAGGGTGACCCCGAGTTCCCCATGGCGGACGTGAGCGTCCACGACACCTACGTCCACGACACCGCCGCCGAGGGCTACTACTTCGGCTGGACCGGCGCGCCGCCGTCGAACCCGATGCCGGGCCTGCAGGTCTATCGCAATCGCCTGGTGCGGACCGGCAACGAGGCGCTGCAGGTGCAGGACCTGGGCGACGGCACCGAGATCCACCACAACGTCATGGCCTTCGCGGGCCTGCACTGGCGCGACAACGGCCTCGGCTCGTTCCAGGACAACAACGCGCAGATCTCCACGCGCGCGGGCACGATCGACATCCACGACAACGTGTTCCTCGGCGCCGCCGGCACGCTGGTCAGCTTCTGGAGCGCGCCGCAGGCGGGCGACGGTCCCCGCCACGTCAGCTTCACCGACAACCACATCGCCGAGGTGCGCAACCTCGCGGTCTACATCGGTGGCAGCAGCGACGACGGCTCGAGCTTCTCGTTCGTGCGCAACACCCTGCGGGGGCTCGACTTCACCTTCGACGAGCTCGATCCTGCCGCGACCGCGCCGACCAGTGCGTTTCGCATCGCCGCGGAGATCGTCGACGCGATCGACTTCACCGACAACACCTGGGAGGGCGAGCTCGCGCTGTTCAGCGGTGGCGGCAGCACGCCGACCGAGTCGGGCAACGTCAACGCCGCGGTCGCACCGATCACGTTCGTCGACAGCGGCTATCCCGACGATGCGCCCGTGCTCGCGCTCGAGTCGTGGGTCGCGAGCTCGCCGCTGTCGCCCGGCGATCCGCCGCGGCAGTACGAGCCCGGCGAGCTCGTGATGTACGACGGCACGATGTACCGCGCGCTCGCGAGCAACACCAACGAGACCCCGCCCGATCACCCGGCCTCGTGGGCGCTCGTGCCCGCGGCGCCCGACGATCTGCGCGCGACCCCGGGCTCGGCCTACGACGGCATCGGGCTGCCGTAG
- a CDS encoding PQQ-binding-like beta-propeller repeat protein: MGTSIAVLASMLALASACALDEGTRDLGPTAQGDRVDEAACVPVRSWNRHAGSDLPFQVRVENAVASAALPDGGIAAFTRVVGFGRDAVFGDIRLPSHPQSIYPAAITRLDRSGNFVWAKTLIDGNMNGFEALAQGGGVIAIASTINVGAAIDGVETYALPPVQGQPAALGDVFLGALDLDGNVLWTRVLGTNTSSDYATAMVVDALGNTTVAVQRLGSPRDTELVQLDAAGEVRWRRASDTVIYDLRIASDGTLVAGGNIATATGHATVARLDPDDGRVLWAAGDASVDPPVYHVAASPTGEVLAAGRFAGNAVVAGHDLVAAGAHDLFVAAWSEQGEPLRAWSLGGSSDEFVHSLDVDGQGDVIVGMVFDAETASGPFSRVSAGSWDVALAYFDAAGIATGLVPIATGPGYATLGDVAVNEDDEVYVMGGWRGNSEFGPSNGAEEMFFGRLRCADAEAPLRLRDVTAVRRDGAVDRTQYFCAQSSAAWNNCKAVHLLGATGSTYDYPGASYDGWLMVGHTFGARAQTAFSTTIDYLAPDGTRESITADFPAFDTSDDGGKMLFYVADDGSTYYADAEHDGYHYAGEVLTPAQAMVPEHLARRAGQ, translated from the coding sequence ATGGGGACCTCGATCGCCGTGCTGGCGTCGATGCTCGCACTGGCGTCTGCATGTGCCCTCGACGAAGGCACACGCGATCTAGGGCCCACGGCGCAGGGCGATCGCGTCGACGAGGCGGCGTGCGTGCCGGTGCGGAGCTGGAACCGCCACGCCGGCAGCGACCTGCCGTTCCAGGTGCGTGTCGAGAACGCCGTCGCGAGCGCAGCGCTGCCCGACGGCGGGATCGCGGCCTTCACCCGCGTGGTCGGCTTCGGGCGCGACGCCGTGTTCGGCGACATCCGCCTGCCGAGCCACCCGCAGTCGATCTACCCAGCGGCCATCACCCGGCTCGATCGATCCGGCAACTTCGTCTGGGCCAAGACCCTCATCGACGGCAACATGAATGGCTTCGAGGCGCTCGCCCAGGGCGGCGGCGTGATCGCGATCGCGAGCACGATCAATGTCGGCGCGGCGATCGACGGCGTCGAGACCTACGCGCTGCCGCCGGTACAGGGCCAGCCCGCCGCGCTCGGCGACGTCTTCCTCGGAGCCCTCGATCTCGACGGCAACGTGCTGTGGACGCGCGTGCTCGGGACCAACACCAGCTCGGACTACGCCACGGCAATGGTCGTCGATGCGCTCGGCAACACCACCGTTGCGGTGCAGCGGCTCGGGTCGCCTCGCGACACCGAGTTGGTGCAGCTCGACGCCGCGGGCGAGGTGCGATGGCGGCGCGCGAGTGACACCGTGATCTACGACCTGCGCATCGCCAGCGACGGCACGCTGGTCGCCGGTGGCAACATCGCCACTGCGACCGGGCACGCGACCGTGGCGCGCCTCGATCCCGACGACGGCCGCGTGCTGTGGGCCGCGGGCGACGCGAGCGTCGACCCACCCGTCTATCACGTCGCGGCTTCGCCGACCGGCGAGGTGCTCGCGGCCGGCCGCTTCGCCGGCAATGCCGTGGTCGCGGGCCACGACCTCGTCGCCGCCGGGGCCCACGACCTCTTCGTCGCCGCCTGGTCCGAGCAGGGTGAGCCGCTGCGCGCGTGGTCGCTGGGTGGCAGCTCCGACGAGTTCGTGCACTCGCTCGACGTCGACGGCCAGGGTGACGTGATCGTCGGCATGGTCTTCGACGCCGAGACCGCCTCGGGCCCGTTCTCGCGGGTCTCCGCCGGGAGCTGGGACGTCGCGTTGGCGTACTTCGACGCGGCCGGCATCGCCACCGGGCTGGTTCCGATCGCCACGGGCCCGGGCTACGCGACGCTCGGCGACGTCGCGGTCAACGAGGACGACGAGGTCTACGTGATGGGCGGCTGGCGCGGGAACTCGGAGTTCGGCCCGAGCAACGGCGCAGAGGAGATGTTCTTCGGGCGTCTACGCTGCGCCGACGCCGAGGCGCCCCTGCGCCTGCGCGACGTCACTGCAGTGCGACGCGACGGTGCGGTCGATCGCACGCAGTACTTCTGCGCCCAGTCCAGCGCCGCGTGGAACAACTGCAAGGCGGTGCATCTGCTCGGTGCGACCGGCTCCACCTACGACTATCCCGGCGCCAGCTACGATGGCTGGCTGATGGTCGGCCACACCTTCGGCGCCCGCGCGCAGACGGCGTTCTCGACCACGATCGACTATCTCGCGCCCGACGGCACCCGCGAGTCCATCACCGCCGACTTCCCGGCATTCGACACCTCCGACGACGGTGGCAAGATGCTGTTCTACGTCGCCGACGATGGCTCGACGTACTACGCCGACGCCGAGCACGATGGCTATCACTACGCCGGCGAGGTGCTCACGCCTGCGCAGGCGATGGTGCCGGAGCACCTGGCGCGCAGGGCCGGGCAGTAG
- a CDS encoding formate--tetrahydrofolate ligase: protein MKPMHEIAAKLGLSTDDLIPFGRDKAKLDRSVLTRGRTRSGKAKLILVSAITPTPAGEGKTTTSIGLSDALTLLGHDTAVVLREPSLGPCFGIKGGGTGGGESRLSPSDDINLHFNGDFHAITSAHNLLAAAIDNHVHFGTDLGLDPRRVTWRRVIDMNDRSLRNTLVGLGGESNGMPREAGFDITAASELMAMLCLADDADDLRRRIDRTLVGFTRSKAPVTAGAVGVTGAMLALLRDALLPNLVQTQHGTPAIVHGGPFANIAHGCNSVIATRAGLQLADWVVTEAGFGFDLGAEKFFDIKCRTAGLDPDAVVLVATVRALKMHGGVALDALNTPNPAAVAAGLPNLEQHLDSVARFGKQAVVALNRFASDTDEEFAVVVEACAKRGVGVAVCEHFGKGPQGATELAAKVVEAVAKGSRPFEPLYPLEAPIPAKIEAVARAVYGAKGVVLTKTAERDLAEIERLGYGNLPICVAKTQNSLSDDPKLRGRPRDFEITVRGLQLNAGAGFVVVLTGEIMRMPGLPKIPQAGKIDLKDGTIVGLT from the coding sequence ATGAAGCCGATGCACGAGATCGCCGCGAAGCTCGGACTCTCCACCGACGATCTGATCCCCTTCGGTCGCGACAAGGCCAAGCTCGATCGCAGCGTGCTCACCCGCGGCCGCACGCGCAGCGGCAAGGCCAAGCTGATCCTGGTCTCGGCCATCACACCGACGCCGGCCGGCGAGGGCAAGACCACCACCTCGATCGGGCTGTCCGACGCGCTGACCCTGCTGGGACACGACACCGCGGTGGTGCTGCGCGAGCCGTCGCTGGGGCCCTGCTTCGGCATCAAGGGCGGCGGCACCGGCGGTGGCGAGAGCCGCCTGTCGCCGTCCGACGACATCAATCTCCACTTCAACGGTGACTTCCACGCCATCACCAGCGCGCACAACCTGTTGGCGGCGGCGATCGACAACCACGTGCACTTCGGCACCGATCTCGGGCTCGACCCGCGACGGGTGACGTGGCGCCGCGTCATCGACATGAACGACCGCAGCCTGCGCAACACGCTGGTCGGGCTCGGCGGCGAGAGCAACGGCATGCCGCGCGAGGCCGGCTTCGACATCACCGCGGCCTCCGAGCTGATGGCGATGCTGTGCCTGGCCGACGACGCCGACGATCTCCGGCGCCGCATCGATCGCACGCTGGTCGGCTTCACGCGCAGCAAGGCGCCGGTCACCGCAGGGGCGGTCGGCGTGACGGGAGCGATGCTGGCGCTGCTGCGCGACGCGCTCTTGCCGAACCTCGTGCAGACCCAGCACGGCACGCCCGCGATCGTGCACGGCGGGCCCTTCGCCAACATCGCGCACGGCTGCAACAGCGTGATCGCGACCCGTGCGGGCCTGCAGCTGGCCGACTGGGTGGTGACCGAGGCCGGCTTCGGCTTCGACCTCGGCGCCGAGAAGTTCTTCGACATCAAGTGCCGCACCGCAGGTCTCGATCCCGACGCGGTGGTGCTGGTCGCGACCGTGCGCGCGCTCAAGATGCATGGCGGTGTCGCGCTCGATGCCCTCAACACGCCGAACCCCGCCGCCGTGGCGGCCGGCCTGCCCAACCTCGAGCAGCACCTCGACAGCGTCGCGCGCTTCGGCAAGCAGGCCGTGGTCGCGCTCAATCGTTTCGCGAGCGACACCGACGAAGAATTCGCGGTGGTCGTCGAGGCCTGCGCCAAGCGAGGCGTGGGCGTGGCGGTGTGCGAGCACTTCGGCAAGGGCCCGCAGGGCGCGACCGAGCTGGCGGCGAAGGTGGTCGAGGCGGTGGCGAAGGGTTCGCGGCCGTTCGAGCCGCTCTACCCGCTCGAGGCGCCGATCCCCGCCAAGATCGAGGCCGTTGCCCGTGCTGTCTACGGCGCCAAGGGTGTGGTGTTGACCAAGACCGCGGAGCGCGATCTCGCGGAGATCGAGCGCCTGGGCTACGGCAACCTGCCGATCTGCGTCGCCAAGACGCAGAACTCGCTGTCGGACGATCCCAAGCTGCGTGGGCGACCACGGGACTTCGAGATCACCGTGCGCGGCCTGCAGCTCAACGCCGGCGCCGGCTTCGTGGTCGTGTTGACCGGCGAGATCATGCGCATGCCGGGGCTGCCGAAGATCCCGCAGGCCGGCAAGATCGACCTGAAGGACGGCACCATCGTCGGGCTCACCTGA
- a CDS encoding S9 family peptidase, whose protein sequence is MTSTDGATPGVPPTRREDVVDTIHGREVADPYRWLEDVANAEVKAWMKAQDAHARARLEALPGRAELEKRLAELSYIDSVSPPTRRGERYFYTRSHRDKEKDIYYVRKGEQGKEEVLMDPNTLSPDGSVSVHGIMPSRSGRYLAYKLSRNNADASTMYVRDLDTGAEMPTDTIEGARYAYAAWLPDDSGFYYVNLPTDPSIPVEQLPGHAEVRFHALGSDPSKDPVVYPAAHDPTRFVNASVSRDGRWLFVTHQRGWAATDVYVADLHGKRGKPDPKRRAAPEFKPLVKDQPAVYGAGAWKDKFYVYTNDGAQRYRVMRVDPAKPARADWQELVPESDAVLDGMQIIGGHLVLSYLRDAHSELEVRTLDGKLVRKVELPGLGSASGMLGEPDEDDAYYYFSSFTEVPQIYRTSIASGKTELWQKIELPVDTSKFVTEQVWFQSKDGTKVPMFVVHRKDMERRGDNPTLLTGYGGFNVSLEPGFSSRAVLWLERGGVYVVANLRGGGEFGEAWHRAGMGEHKQNVFDDFAGAAKWLIDNDITRPDKLAIMGGSNGGLLVGAAMTQHPELFGAVVCAVPLLDMVRYHRFGAGRTWISEYGSAEDPKQFETLFAYSPYHHVAKDTAYPSLLMLSADSDDRVDPMHARKFVGAMQAVSSKPVLLRIEENSGHGGADMTKKEIAQSVDTFSFLMRELGVED, encoded by the coding sequence ATGACGAGCACCGATGGCGCCACCCCCGGCGTCCCACCGACCCGCCGGGAGGATGTGGTCGACACCATCCATGGGCGCGAGGTCGCCGATCCCTATCGCTGGCTCGAGGACGTCGCCAACGCCGAGGTGAAGGCCTGGATGAAGGCGCAGGACGCCCACGCGCGCGCGCGGCTCGAGGCGTTGCCCGGGCGCGCGGAGCTCGAGAAGCGCCTCGCGGAGCTGTCGTACATCGACTCGGTGTCGCCGCCCACCCGCCGCGGCGAGCGGTACTTCTACACCCGCAGCCATCGCGACAAGGAGAAGGACATCTACTACGTCCGCAAGGGCGAGCAGGGCAAGGAGGAGGTCCTGATGGACCCGAACACGCTCAGCCCCGACGGCAGCGTGTCGGTGCACGGCATCATGCCCAGCCGCAGCGGTCGCTACCTCGCCTACAAGCTGTCGCGCAACAACGCCGACGCCTCGACGATGTACGTGCGCGATCTCGACACCGGCGCCGAGATGCCGACCGACACCATCGAGGGCGCGCGCTATGCCTACGCCGCGTGGTTGCCCGACGACTCGGGCTTCTACTACGTCAACCTCCCGACCGATCCGAGCATCCCGGTCGAGCAGCTGCCGGGCCACGCGGAGGTCCGCTTCCACGCGCTCGGCAGCGACCCCAGCAAAGACCCGGTGGTTTACCCCGCGGCCCACGATCCCACGCGGTTCGTGAACGCGAGCGTCTCACGCGACGGCCGGTGGTTGTTCGTCACGCATCAGCGGGGCTGGGCCGCGACCGACGTGTACGTCGCCGATCTGCACGGCAAGCGCGGGAAGCCGGATCCCAAGCGTCGTGCGGCGCCCGAGTTCAAGCCGCTGGTGAAGGACCAGCCGGCCGTCTACGGCGCGGGGGCGTGGAAGGACAAGTTCTACGTCTACACCAACGACGGCGCGCAGCGGTACCGCGTGATGCGGGTCGATCCGGCCAAGCCCGCGCGCGCGGACTGGCAGGAGCTGGTGCCCGAGAGCGATGCGGTGCTCGACGGCATGCAGATCATCGGCGGCCATCTCGTGTTGTCGTACCTGCGGGACGCCCACTCCGAGCTCGAGGTCCGCACGCTCGACGGCAAGCTGGTGCGCAAGGTCGAGCTGCCGGGTCTGGGCAGTGCGTCGGGCATGCTCGGCGAGCCCGACGAAGACGATGCCTACTACTACTTCAGCTCGTTCACCGAGGTGCCGCAGATCTATCGAACCTCGATTGCGAGCGGCAAGACCGAGCTGTGGCAGAAGATCGAGCTGCCGGTCGACACCTCGAAGTTCGTCACCGAGCAGGTGTGGTTCCAGTCGAAGGACGGCACCAAGGTCCCGATGTTCGTCGTCCATCGCAAGGACATGGAGCGTCGCGGCGACAACCCCACGCTGCTCACCGGCTATGGCGGGTTCAACGTCAGCCTCGAGCCCGGCTTCAGCTCGCGCGCGGTGCTGTGGCTCGAACGGGGCGGCGTGTACGTGGTCGCGAACCTCCGCGGCGGCGGCGAGTTCGGCGAGGCGTGGCACCGCGCCGGCATGGGCGAGCACAAGCAGAACGTCTTCGACGACTTTGCCGGCGCCGCGAAGTGGCTGATCGACAACGACATCACGCGGCCCGACAAGCTCGCCATCATGGGTGGCAGCAACGGCGGCCTGCTGGTCGGCGCCGCGATGACGCAGCACCCCGAGCTGTTCGGCGCCGTGGTCTGTGCGGTGCCGCTGCTCGACATGGTCCGCTACCACCGCTTCGGCGCCGGCCGCACGTGGATCAGCGAGTACGGCTCGGCCGAGGACCCGAAGCAGTTCGAGACCTTGTTCGCGTATTCGCCGTACCACCACGTCGCGAAGGACACCGCCTATCCGTCGCTGCTGATGCTGTCGGCCGACAGTGACGACCGCGTCGATCCGATGCACGCGCGCAAGTTCGTCGGCGCGATGCAGGCGGTCTCGTCCAAGCCAGTGTTGCTGCGGATCGAGGAGAACTCGGGGCACGGCGGCGCGGACATGACCAAGAAGGAGATCGCGCAGTCCGTCGACACCTTCTCGTTCCTGATGCGCGAGCTCGGCGTCGAGGACTGA
- a CDS encoding nuclear transport factor 2 family protein encodes MFAETLRAYYDAFNAGDRERMLAQLTDDVIHDVNQGGRQLGKPAFAEFLAHMDHCYRERVEDLVVMVDPSGTRGAAEFTIVGEYLRDDDGLPPAKGQRYRLPVVAAFAADGHRIARVSNYYNLADWIRQVGG; translated from the coding sequence ATGTTCGCCGAGACCCTGCGCGCCTACTACGATGCCTTCAACGCCGGTGACCGCGAGCGCATGCTCGCGCAGCTCACCGACGATGTGATCCACGACGTGAACCAAGGCGGTCGACAGCTCGGCAAGCCCGCGTTCGCCGAGTTCCTGGCCCACATGGACCACTGCTACCGCGAGCGCGTCGAGGACCTCGTGGTCATGGTCGACCCATCGGGCACCCGTGGCGCTGCCGAGTTCACCATCGTCGGCGAGTACCTGCGCGACGACGACGGCTTGCCGCCGGCGAAGGGCCAGCGCTACCGCCTGCCGGTGGTGGCTGCCTTCGCCGCCGACGGCCATCGCATCGCCCGCGTGAGCAACTACTACAACCTGGCCGACTGGATCCGCCAGGTCGGCGGCTGA